The nucleotide window GCAAACGGCGGTGTTCCTGTTGCAAGCCGTGCAGCACGAAGGCGCGCTGGATCACCAGGTTGAGCAAGTCCGGCTCGCAGGGTTTCTGGTGGAAGTCGTATGCCCCCATGGCGATGGCCTTGACCGCGTGTCCGCGGTCCTGGTTGCCGGTGAGGACGATCACCTTCGTGTCCGGCAGCAGCGCCAGCATTTGTTCCAGCGTGGCCAGGCCTTCGGTGGCGCCATCCGGATCGGGTGGCAGCCCCAGGTCCATCGTCACCACGGCCGGTTCATGGCGGCGCAACTGGGCCAGCGCGGCTTCGCGATCACCGGCCACCACCACGTCATAGGCGTCCAGGCTCCAGCGCAACTGCTTTTGCAGGCCGGGATCGTCCTCGATGATCAACAGCTTTGGTTTGGTTTGCGTCACAACAGTCCTCTTGCCGGGCTCCCGGCTTTAAATCCGCTTCAGCTATCGGCGCTTCAGCCATCCGTGCTGTCAATACCAGCGCTTTCACTATCGGCGCCTGATCTCCGCACGTTCAGGTCGGCGCGCTCAAGTCACGTTCATGCCGGCGCTTTTCTTCCCGGCGCCCTTGTTCCCGACGCTCTTCATCCCGGCCCTCAGGCGGCGGCGCCGAGGGCGCCCGCGCCGTACAGCGGCAGCGTCACCGTAAACGTGGTGCCTTGCCCTGGTTTGCTGCGCACGTCGAGCTGGCCACCCAGTTCGTGGATATATTCCCGGCTCTCAAAGGCGCCGATGCCCATCCCGGCCGACTTGGTCGAGTCGAACGGTTTGAACAGGCGCTCGCGCACGAACTCCTCATCCATGCCCTGCCCCGTATCGCCGATTTCGATCATGACCGCGTGCTCGCTGCCATCGACGCGCACCCACACCCGGCCATCGCGCGGCGTGGCCTCGATCGCGTTCTGGATCAGGTGCCCCAGCACACGCTCCAGGCGTTCGGCATCGGCCAGCACGCGCAAGCCGGACTGCCCCACATGCAGTGCCGGTTTCGGTTCGAATGCCGCCTTCAAGGCCAGCGCCCCGGCCAGCACCTGGTCCACGGCCAGCGGCCGCGCATGCTCGGTGGTGGCGGTACGGCTGAGCTTTTGCAGCATCAGTTTCATCTTTTGCACCGAATAGCTTACCGTATCCTGCATGTCCCGCTGGAATTCCGGATTGTCGCGATGCTTTTCCGCATTCGCCGTCAGCAGCGACAGCTGCGCCACCAGGTTCTTCAGGTCGTGGACCACGAAGGTCGACAAGCGGTTGAACGAGTCGAACTGGCGCGCCAGCATCAGCGCATTGTCGGCTTCCTGCTGGGCCAGGTAACTGGCCGCCTGGGTACCTGCCACCTTCAGCAGGTCCAGGACTTCCCAGTTCAGCGCAACAGGACTGCGCGGCTGTTGCAGGACGGTGAAGCCAAGCAGGCGGCCATGCAGCATCAGCGGTACCACCAGCCATGCGCGCGGGAAGGTACGCAGCCATTGCGGCAGCACCGGCTCGCCCGTCACCCGCTCGTCCAGGTCCACGACCCACTGCTTTTCTTCGATGAAGCGGCAGAACGGCGAATCGGCCGGTTCGATGGCGGTCGGCGGCGCGGTATGCCAGTGCGCTGCCGGCTCGCAGCGCGCATCGCGCCGGATCCACAGTGCCCCTCCCGGGCTTTCCACGAGTGCCGCCAGCGCCTGGATCGTACGTTCCCCGAGACCCGGCCCCGGATGCGACAGCGTGCGGGTAAAGCTCAGCCACTCGTCGCGATAATCGTAGTTATAGCGGTAGAAATGCTTGCTGATGAATACCTTCAGCCAGGCACGGAAGCTGCCCGAGAAAAGGATCCCCACCAGCAGGATCGAAGCGCCGAACAGGAACACGAGCTGCATCAGCGAACCCCAGCTGCCGCCCACGAAGCGCAGGTAATAGGCCGCCGAACTCATCGTCAGCAGGTAGATCGCGGAACCGATCAGCGCCGCCGAATGGAACAGCATCCGGCGCGACACGGCCAGCTGCCCGGTCCAGGATGCGCTGCGCAGCAACGACAGTGCCAGGAGCGGCGCGGTCAGCGCGTTGACCACGCCGCGGGCAGTCCACAGGTCGCCGTTCAGTTCACGGAACAGCAGCATGTCGCTGTACATGTAGAAGTCATACGCGAAAATACCGCCCAGTCCCAGGCAGGCAAACTTGATGGCCCAGCGGCTCTGCGTGCCGGCATTGCGGTACAGCTGCTCGATCAGCAGCATGCCCAGCACGGCGACACCGACACGGCCGATCACACTGACCTGGAAATGCAGGCCGGCAGGCAGGGCCGCCTCGGCCAGGGTCGCACCCAGCAGCAGCAGGTACAGTGCGGCGGAGAACGTCAGCATGCCACTGCGGCGGCGCGCCCCGCCGGGCGCACGCAGCTGGCCCAGCATGGCGAACAGGACGGTGGTCCAGGTGGCGTTGCGCAGCAGTTCGGCCAACTCGGCGGCCATCACCGGCACGGCGCCATGGGCCAGGCCGATCATCGCCATGCTCCATGGCGCCATCACGGCGCACGCGACGGCAATCAGGCGGGTGTGCGGCCGGCCACGCCAGCGTGTCAACAACGGCACGCACAAGAGCACAAACGCCAGCGCGGCGCTGGCGTAGCTGAAGGAAGCGGTACTGACCGGCATCAGCACTCCGCGCGGCCGTGCAGCCCGGGGCCGCTCAGCGGCCTCCCCGGAACATCACGACCTTGAAGGTGTCGATCAACACCAGCACGTCGAGCAGCAGGCTGTTGTTCTTCACGTAATACAGGTCGTACTGCAGCTTCTGTACGGCGTCCTCGACGGAATCGCCATATCCGTAGCGCACCTGTGCCCAGCCGGTAATGCCGGGCTTGATGCTGTGCCGCACGTTGTAGTACGGCACGCGCTCGGTCAACTGTTCGACGAAGTACGGCCGCTCCGGCCGCGGGCCGACAAAGCTCATTTCACCCTTCAGCACATTCAGGATCTGCGGCAACTCGTCGATCCGCAGCTTGCGGATGATGTTGCCGATCCGGGTGACGCGGGGATCGTTCTTGGCGGCCCACTGCGGCTTGCCACCCTGTTCCGCATTGGTGAACATGCTGCGAAACTTCAGCACGCGGAACACGTTGCCGTTCTTGCCGACCCGTTCCTGCGAATAAAAGATCGGGGCGCGGTCTTCGATATAGATCGCCAGCGCCGTCACCAGCATCACGGGAAGCGTCACCACCAGCAACAGCAGGCTGGCGGTAACGTCGAAGCTGCGCTTCATGAACGTGCGCATCCAGCTCTGGTCGAAGCCGCCGCCGAACACCAGCCAGCTCGGCTGTACGGAATCGACGCGGATCTGGCAGGTTTCACGTTCGAAGAACGTGGTGGAATCGGTGACGTTGATGCCGTACAGCTTGCAGTCGAGCAAATCCTTGATCGGGAACGTGCCGCCACGTCGATTTTGTACGGAGACCACGATTTCGCTGACGCGGTTCTGCCGCGCCAGCTGTACCAGCGATCTACCGGGATCGAGTGCCAGCAGGCGTTCGCGCGGCACCGTGATGTCCTCGCCGGGCACCGCCACGTAGCCTGCGACGTGGTATTTGTGATAGCTGCCGCTGCGCGTGACCAGCTCGCCACATTCCTTGGCCAGCTGGCCGCAGCCGACGAACATGATGCGCGATTCGAGGATCGACAGCTCGGAACTTTTCAGGAACACGATGCGCGCCAGCACGATCCCGGTCCCCGAAATGCAGAACACCAGGATCAGGATGCCGCGGCCGAAATACAGGTCGGGCGCCAGGTAGAACACCAGCGTGAGGATGCAGAAGCCCATCGCGAACGACGGCATCAGTTGCAGGAAGAACGGATTGCGCAAGCCTTCGCTGACCTTGACCTGGTACATGCCCAGCGCGCTCATCGAAAACACGATCGCGGCCGCAAACACGCAGGCGGACATGAAGAAATGGTCGAGCTTCGGCAGCACGAACTCGTCGCCGTCGAAGATACGCAGCCCGGCACCTGCATAGAATGAACCGATGAGGATCAGGACTTCCAGGAACAGCAGGCTGAACACTACTTTGGATATGTAGTGGTTGGAGATTCTTAACATTTTTTACCCCCCAGGGCATACACCTAGTTTTTATTCCCGTACCGTCGAACGCGGCTTGTGGAACCACTTTTCAGCTGGCGCTAGCCAGGTGCTGCACGTACCAATCCATTGCTTCCCTGAGCCCGGCCGCGATGTCATGCGTCGGTGCATAGCCCAGGAATTCACGCGCCCGGGTGATATCGGCCTGCGAATGGCGCACGTCGCCGGCCCTGAAGTTCTTGTATTGCGGTTGCGCTTCCCGCAGGTGCGGAAAACGCTCCTGCAGCAGTTCGCGCATCATGTGGTACAGCTCGTTGAGGCTGGTGCGCTGATTCAGCGCCACGTTGCAGACCGTGCTGGCCGCTTCCGGCGCGGTGGCCAGCGCGGCCAGCAGGTTGGCCTGCACCACGTTGTCGATGAAGCAGAAATCGCGGCTGGTTTCGCCGTCGCCATTGATGAACACCGGCATATTGCCGATCATCGCCGCCACCCATTGCGGGATAACGGCGGCATACGCGCCTTGCGGATCCTGGCGCCGGCCGAACACGTTGAAGTAGCGCAGCCCGATCGCCTCGATGCCGTAGCAGCGGGCAAACACTTCGGCATACAGTTCGTTGACGTACTTCGTCACGGCATAGGGCGACAGGGGCTTGCCGATCCGGTCTTCGACCTTGGGCAAGCCGGGGTGGTCGCCATAGGTGGAACTCGATGCCGCGTACACGAAACGCTTCACCCTGGCATCGCGCGCCGCCACCAGCATGTTGACGAAGCCGGTCACGTTCACATCGTGCGTGCGCTGAGGATTCTCGATGGACCGGGTAACGGAACCAAGCGCCGCTTCATGCAGCACGAAATCAATGCCGTCGCAGGCGCGGACACAGGTATCGGCATTGCAGATGTCGCCTTCGATGAAATGGAAGGCTGCCCAGGCCTGCTCGCCAACCGCTTCGCGCACCTGGTCGAGGTTGTGCTGGTGGCCAGTGGAAAAATTGTCCAGCCCCGTCACGCGCTGGCCGAGTTTCAGCAACGCCTCGACCAGGTTGGAGCCGATGAAGCCGGCGGCACCTGTCACGAGCCAGCGATATGGCTGGCTGCGAAGGTGTTCCGTCACGTTGTCGAACTTGCTCACGGCGTGCATGCCTTTATGGTTCGGCGCTTACAAGCGCCAGACGGCGTAACCCGCTTCGCGCAGGCCTGACAGCGGGAATTGCGACTTGACGTCGATGAAGCAGCCGCAATCGTCCAGCTTCGATGCCAGGTCGGTCAGCGACAACGCCAGCAGCTCCTTGTGCGATACCGCGGCCACCAGGGCATTCGCGCGCGGCAGCGCCTCCCAGCTTTCCAGCTTGATGCCGTATTCGTGCATCGCTTCGTCGGCATCGGCGACCGGGTCATACACATGCACGTCCAGGCCATACGATTGCAGTTCCGCCACCACGTCCGCCACCTTCGAATTGCGCAGGTCCGGGCAGTTTTCCTTGAACGTCAGTCCCAGCACGTTCACCTTGGCGCCCTTCACGTGGCAGCCCGTGGCGATCAGCTCCTTGACCGTTTTCTCCGCCACGTACTTGGCCATGCCGTCGTTGATGCGGCGGCCGGCCAGGATCACCTGCGGGTGATAGCCGATCATCTCGGCCTTGTGGGTCAGGTAATAGGGATCGACGCCGATGCAGTGCCCGCCTACCAGGCCCGGCCGGAACGGCAGGAAGTTCCACTTGGTGCCGGCGGCCTGCAGCACTTCGAGCGTGTCGATGCCGATCTTGTCGAAGATGATGGCCAGCTCGTTCATCAGGGCGATGTTGAGGTCGCGCTGCGTGTTCTCGATGACCTTTGCCGCCTCGGCGACTTTCACGCTCGACGCGCGGTACACGCCGGCGGTGATGATCGATTCATAGAGCTGCGCCACGGTTTCGAGCGTGGCCGCGTCGTCACCGGAAACGACCTTCAGGATGGTGGTCAGTGTGTGCTGCTTGTCGCCCGGGTTGATGCGCTCCGGCGAGAAGCCGATATGGAAATCTTTCTTCCACTTGAGGCCGGACTGTTTTTCCAGGATCGGAATGCAGACTTCCTCGGTGGCGCCGGGATAGACGGTGGATTCATAGACCACGATGGCGCCGCGCTTCATGTGCTTGCCAACGCTGGTGGAAGCGCCGATCAGCGGCCCGAAATCGGGATTGTGCGCCGTGTCGACCGGGGTGGGCACGGCAACCACGATATAGTCGGCCTGCGCCAGCGCGGCCGGATCGGTGGTGACCGTCAAATGGCGAGCCGCCTTCAGCTCGTCCGTCGAGACCTCGCCGGTCGGGTCGATGAAACGCTTGTAATTCTCGACCTTCGCGTCCGACAGGTCAAAGCCGATTGTCGTACGCTTTTTGCCGAACTCTACTGCCAGGGGCAAGCCCACATAACCCAGCCCCACTACCGCAACGATCTGATCGTTTTCCATACGGGTTCCGTTCGAGAATTACAATTTGTCTTTATGCCAACTATATATCAAAAATTCCACTAATACAATATTGATAACGATGCTTCTCAGTTGGCGCGCTTGAACCCAGCGGTTCCCCACAGCTGTCAGTCGAAGTTGTCTACCAGAAATTGCAGGAATGATACGACCAGATTTTACACGGGTAACTCGACCATGACTCAGCGCTAACGCAAGATCTTTTGTTGAATTCGAACGCAATAACTGCTTAGGCAATGCCGGAAAGCATAACCTTGTTGTTAACTAAGAATGTCAGGAAATTGTCGAATTGACAGGAAAAAAAGCAAAGCGTTGCGCAGGCGCATCGGTTGTGTTTCCGACCAGAAATTACAGAGGGAAGTAACGTGCTTATGAGAACTTACGGCCTCGCTGCGGCCCCTGCCGGATGGCCGCAGGCGTACAAAGTGCCGCGTTGAATGGTGTCGCGTTTTAACCAAGTAGTCACTCGGTCTTGCCCTTTCTATAATTTAATTTTATTAACACCTTTGTGTTTCCTCAGTATATGATCTTCGATGCTAGCGCCCGGGAAGTCCGCGCTCGACAGTGCTATCGATAGGACGATCTATGCATCACAGCATGACTAACAAGCAAGTAGCGGCAGCCCTCGTGTTGGTTCTTGCAGCCATGGCAGGGTGCTCGAAAGATGAGTCTCCCGAACAGCTGATCGCCCAGGCCAAGCAATACGAAAGCAAGGGCGACAGCAAGGCGGCGATCATCCAGCTCAAGAATGCGCTGCAGGCCAGGCCTGACGACGCCGCCGCGCGGTTGGCGCTCGGCCGCCTGTACCTGAAAACGGGCGACCATGTCTCGGCCGAGAAGGAATTGCGGCGCGCCATCGATCTCGGCAGCAACCGCACCGAGGTCTTGCCGCTGCTGGCCAAGTCCCTGTTGCTGCTGAATAAACCCCAGGCTGTATTGGATGAGACTGCCTCAGCGCCGCCCGACGCTACCCTGCTGGGCCTGCGTGGCGACGCGTTCCTCGCCCTGGAAAAACTGGATGAATCCCGGCAGGCCTTCGAGAGTGCGTTACAACTCGAACCAAACAACAGCACTGCGCTGAACGGCCTCGCGCGCCACGCCTTGCTGAAGGATGACATCGCTGGCGCAACGCGCCTGGCCGACAGCGCGGTTGCGCACAATCCGGCCGATGTCGATGCGCTGATGTTCCGCGCCGATCTCGACAAGGCGATCGGCAAGCTGGACGCGGCGCGCATCACCTATGACAAGGCGCTGAAGCTCAGTCCCGGCACAGGCGCCGCGCACCTGCAAAAGGCTTACCTCGACATCAGCCAGGCCAAGTTCGATGCGGCGCGCGCGGATATCGCCGCGCTGAGGAAGCTGGAGCCGGGGAACCTGCTTGCCTACCATGCACAAGCCTTGCTCGATTTTTCGGAAGGCAAGTACAAGGCGGCGCTCGACAATGTCCTGAATGTGCTGAAAGCAGCACCGGAACATTTGCCCAGCCAGCTGCTGGCCGGCGCGACCCAGTTCACGCTGGGTTCCTTCCCGCAGGCCGAGCAGCACCTGAAAAAATATATCGAGTCCGACCCCGGCAACCTCTACGCGCGCAAGATGCTTGCCTCGGTCTATCTGGGCATGAACCGGCCGCAGGATGCGCTGGCGGAGCTGAAAAACTATCTCGACAAGTCCGACGATACCGCATTGCTCAATGTCGGCGCCCGCGCGTACCTGAACCTGAAGCAGTACGACAAGGCGACGGCGATCTATCAGCGGGCCCTGGAACTGGCGCCCGCCGATGCGCAGCTGCACATGGGCCTGGGCCTGGCGAAAATGAGCAAGGGCGACGCCGACGGTGCGATCAAGTCCATGCGCAAAGGCCTGGAGTTGAGTGCGCCCAAGGCGATCGACACCGGCATCGTGCTGGGCATGACGCACCTGCAATTGAAACAGTATGAGCAGGCGCTGGCGGTGATCAACCAGATGCTGCAGCGCGCGCCCAAGAGCGCCCTGCTGTACAACCTGCAGGGCGGCGCGCTGCTTGGCCAGAACAAGCGGAGCGACGCGCGGCTTGCCTTTGAAAAGTCGATGCAGTTGCAGCCGACCTACTTCACGGCAGTCAATAACCTGGCGCGGATGGACATCGCGGACGGGAAGCCGGATGCGGCGCGCCAGCGTTACCAGGGGTTCATCGACAAGAACGCCGGCAGTGCGGAAGCGATGCTGGCCCTGGCCGACCTGGCACTCATCGAGAACAAGCAGGCGGACGCGACCAAATGGCTCGAAAAAGCCAACGCTGCCGCGCCAAAGCTGGTGGGGCCGGCATTGCGGCTGACACAGCAATACCTTGCCACGGGCGAAAAGCGCAAGGCGCTGACGCTGATCTCCGCCGTGCAGCTGGAAGATCCCGAGAACCCGTTGCTGCTCGATATGCTCGGCAAGGTGCAGGCAGCCAACGGCAACAAGGCCGCGGCGCTGGAAGCCTATGGCCGGCTGGCTACCGTGCAGCCGCGCACGACCGGCATCACGGCGCGCCTGTCCGCTGCATACGAAGCGCTGGGTGAACGCGACCTGGCCGCCGACACCTTGCGCAAGGCGCACACCGAACAGCCGGACGACGTGGGCATCCTGCTGGCCCGGGCCGCCGTCGAGACACGCCGCGGCAACCATGAGCAGGCCATCATGTTCGCGCGGGACGTGCAGCGCCGCCCCGGCAACCTGATCGCCGGATTGATCGTGGAAGCGGAAGTGCGCGAAGCGCAGCAGAAGCCCGACCTGGCGATTCCCGTCTACCAGCGTGCACTGCAGGAAAACAAGGCATCGTCGCCACTGCGGATCAAGCTGGCCAACGCATATCGGCAAGCCGGCCGCACCGACGAGGCACTCAAGCTCGTCCAGCAATGGCGCAGCGAGCGCCCGCAGGACAGGGCGATCGCCGTCTACCTGGGTGAGCTCTACGTCGCGCAAAAGAAATACCCGGCCGCGATCGACACTTTCACGGCCCTGCTGAAAGACTTGCCCGACAACGGCATCATCTTGAACAACCTGGCCCTGGCATATCAGTCAGCGGGAGACCCACGCGCGCTGGAAACGGCCGAACGGGCCATGAAAGCACTTCCGCAGAGTGGCGCCGCCATGGATACGCTCGGCTGGATACTGGTCGAGAAAGGCAACCTCGGACGTGGCTTGCCGCTGCTGAAGCAGGCCAGCGCGGCCGAACCTGCCGCCGCCGACATTCGCTACCACCTCGCCGCGGCGTACGCACGCAATAACGACAAGGCCGCGGCACGCAAGGAACTGGAAACCCTGCTGGCCGCGAAAGGCGACATTGCCCAGGCCGAGCAGGCGCGCGCGCTGCTGAAACAGCTTTGACCGGCCTGCCGCCGGCGGTGACTACGCCGGCACGGCAGGCTGCCAAACGCTGCCAGGCACCGCCACAGCGTGGCATGCCCTGATCAGGGGCTGTAGCGGCCTGGCGCGATCACGCCATTCGGATCGAGCGCGTGCTTGATGGCCCCGACGGCTTGCCAGTACGGATCGGCCGGATCGACGACGCTTTCCATCATGTCCGCCCGTGCACGGTAGACCTCGAGCTGCCGCGCGCGCAAGTGTGCGTGCAACGCATCGGCGGTTTTCCGGGCCGCCGCGGACTCGGCGGCATCGTCGCGGTTGAACAGCAGGTTGATCACGGCGACCAGTGAAGTGGCCGTTTCAATATTGATCGTCATATACAGTTCGAACGGCCGGGCCACTTCCTCCAGCTCGCGAACCAGCGCCTCGACCAGCGCGCCATTCATCGGCAAGGCCGGGTTGATGAAGATCAGGCCGCAGCTGGTCCTGTCGAGCTGGGTGGCCGGCAGGTCGCTGCGGCCATACCGCCACAGCAAGTTGTCGATCGCCGCATCGGTCGGCTGGCCGAGCGCCAGCACATGCAGGGGGCGAATCGCGGCGATGGCGGCGGCATTTGCCCGCGCTGCGCGGAAAAAGCGCAGCGCATGCATGATCCGGTAACCCAGCGCCAGCTTTTCCTCGCTTAACTCGCGCACAGTGGCTATGTCGCCGATCCGCTTGCGCACTTCGGCAAGGTTGGCACGCACTTGCGCTGCCGAGCCGGTAACGGCCCCCAGGCTCGTCCACTCGCCCTTGGCGACCAGCGCCAGCGCCTCCTTCGCTTCCACGGCGGCGGCTTGCGGCGTACGGCCGCATTGCTGCTCGAGATAGGTGGTGATGCCATACATCAGCGATGCATTGCTGCGCTGGCGATTGCCGATATGCGTGACCGAATCCATCACGGCTTCCCGCTTCAGCTCGGCAAGCCGGTCGATGAACGGGGCCAGGCTCTTGCCCTCGCGCAGCCCGAGCGATACGGCAACGGCCCGGGGCCGCCTGGGCACCAGCCGGAAGCAGGCGCTCGTCACGATGCCGCAATTCCCCTGGAAAAACAGGCCATCCAGGATCGGGCCCAGTCCGTAAGGATGGCTGTGCGCCAGCGGCGACGACTCGCCAAGGCGGCGAAAGCCTGTATGGATCAGCTCACCCGTGCCCGTGATGACTTCCAGGCCGAACAGATCTTCCCGGCGCGGCCCGAAATACCCCACGCCGCGATCCAGCGCGTTGCCGATGATGCTGGTCTCGCGCGCCGAGCCGGTGACATTGAAGGCGAGATCCGGATGGTGCTGCTGCAGCCACGCATACAGGGCCTGCTGGGTGACGCCGGGTTCGATGACGGCCACCGGATTGCCGCGCGAAATCTCGGCCGCATTGCGGATCGACGTCATCCTGCCCAGGTCGAGCTGGATATCGGTGGGCCGGACGGGTGACGTACCGCCATAGCCGTAATTGAGCCCGGTCGAGACCGGGTTGATGGTCCAGCCACGCCGGTTGGCGAGCCGGACGATCCGTTGCACCTGGGCGGTCGTCCGCGGCCGCAGCACACGCCCCCCTGCCTGTGCCAGGCCTGTGACGTTGGTGGTATCGGCGGTATGTCTTGGCATGGAAGGTACCAATGGAAAAAGCCCGGGCATGCCCGGGCTTGGTGGAACGGGAGCGTCCCGCGATTATTGCAGACGCTTGCGGCGAGCCGTCACACCCATGGCCAGCAGGCCCAGGCCGACCAGCAGCAGCGATTCAGGTTCCGGCACGGCGTTCAGGCGGATCGTCGAGTTCGACGCTTGCGAGATCACCAGGCTGTAGTTGCGGCCAGCGACCAGGGTGCGGATCGGCGACAGGATCGTGCCTTCGAAGTCATGCACGCTGTTCTGGGTCGAGTTCGCAGCTTGCAGGCCACGGTTCAGCTGCGGCGGCGTCCAGGTCAGCACGTTGAAGACATTGCCTTCGTCCGTGATGTCGTTCAGCGTCAGGCTGAAGTTGATCGCGCCCGATGCCAGTGCCTTGGTACCGGCTGGCAGCAGCGGATCGACGAAGGCGCGAACAAACGCGTCGTACGTCAACGCGAAGCCCAGTTGAGCGGTCGTGCCGATCTCGAAGTTCGTGGTCACGGTCACGCCGTTCAGGATGGTGGCATTGGCACCGCCCACCGCTTCAGGGAAGTCGGCCGAAGAGTCGGCTCGGGTCAGGCCGTTTGCACCGCCAGCCAGTGCGTTACCGGTGATGTTCATGTCGCCCAGTGCGAAATTGCCCTGGTTCGTCATGAAATTCGCGGTGACATTGTTTTCCGCGTTGCCGCCATAGATGGCATTGACAGCCGCGGCATCCGGACCGGCGCTACGGTATTTCACGTCGACCGCAGCGGTACCGCCACCCAGAACGACATCGGTGATACTGCCCTGGCCGGCACCGGTGCCTTCGATGCCATTGTAGTTCGAGCTCGCATTGCCGGTGCGCGAGTCACTGCTGATCTGGATCTGCGGAGCGAGCGGGCTCGGCTGGCCATCGGTGCCTACCACCAGCAGGCGCGAGATGGACAAGTCTGCCATGCCCGCCACGCCTGCGAATGCTGGCGTGATACCGAAGGCGGACAGGGCGGCCGCGGCGAGCAGCGATTTGAGTTTCATGATTTCTCCTGGAAATAAGCGGTTGGTCTTGCCTTGACCTTATCTAGCATGGATCGTGCCAGAAAAATCACGTCAATAAAATCAACTACTTACGCTTAGGAATTGTTTTTTCACAAACTCGGTGTAAAGATTTCCGACAGTCCCGGCAACGAATTCTTGTCAACCCGCTTGGGTCCACATCAATGAATGGCATGAGCCATCGCAAATGCGTAGTCACTCGATACACTCGACCTCTACCATGACGTGCGCGCAGCGGCGTTCCCGCATCCCGCACGCGGCTGAAGCGCCACCCAGCCCCGTGGCTTCATCTCGGCCGGCCCAGGCCGTCATTTCCCGGGCGGGACGGCATGCGCGGCATCCGGCGTCTTGCCCAGTTTGAGCAGGTAATAATCGCCGCTACGGCGCAACGAACCCTCGTGCGGCCATACCGGCATCTGTTCGAACTGGCTGGTGAGCGCGCTGCGCGCAGCGGGCGGTGCCGGACGGACAGTGTCGAAGCCGAGCACCCGCAAAT belongs to Pseudoduganella albidiflava and includes:
- a CDS encoding EDSAP-1 family PEP-CTERM protein; this encodes MKLKSLLAAAALSAFGITPAFAGVAGMADLSISRLLVVGTDGQPSPLAPQIQISSDSRTGNASSNYNGIEGTGAGQGSITDVVLGGGTAAVDVKYRSAGPDAAAVNAIYGGNAENNVTANFMTNQGNFALGDMNITGNALAGGANGLTRADSSADFPEAVGGANATILNGVTVTTNFEIGTTAQLGFALTYDAFVRAFVDPLLPAGTKALASGAINFSLTLNDITDEGNVFNVLTWTPPQLNRGLQAANSTQNSVHDFEGTILSPIRTLVAGRNYSLVISQASNSTIRLNAVPEPESLLLVGLGLLAMGVTARRKRLQ
- a CDS encoding FAD-binding oxidoreductase; protein product: MPRHTADTTNVTGLAQAGGRVLRPRTTAQVQRIVRLANRRGWTINPVSTGLNYGYGGTSPVRPTDIQLDLGRMTSIRNAAEISRGNPVAVIEPGVTQQALYAWLQQHHPDLAFNVTGSARETSIIGNALDRGVGYFGPRREDLFGLEVITGTGELIHTGFRRLGESSPLAHSHPYGLGPILDGLFFQGNCGIVTSACFRLVPRRPRAVAVSLGLREGKSLAPFIDRLAELKREAVMDSVTHIGNRQRSNASLMYGITTYLEQQCGRTPQAAAVEAKEALALVAKGEWTSLGAVTGSAAQVRANLAEVRKRIGDIATVRELSEEKLALGYRIMHALRFFRAARANAAAIAAIRPLHVLALGQPTDAAIDNLLWRYGRSDLPATQLDRTSCGLIFINPALPMNGALVEALVRELEEVARPFELYMTINIETATSLVAVINLLFNRDDAAESAAARKTADALHAHLRARQLEVYRARADMMESVVDPADPYWQAVGAIKHALDPNGVIAPGRYSP
- the prsT gene encoding XrtA/PEP-CTERM system TPR-repeat protein PrsT yields the protein MTNKQVAAALVLVLAAMAGCSKDESPEQLIAQAKQYESKGDSKAAIIQLKNALQARPDDAAARLALGRLYLKTGDHVSAEKELRRAIDLGSNRTEVLPLLAKSLLLLNKPQAVLDETASAPPDATLLGLRGDAFLALEKLDESRQAFESALQLEPNNSTALNGLARHALLKDDIAGATRLADSAVAHNPADVDALMFRADLDKAIGKLDAARITYDKALKLSPGTGAAHLQKAYLDISQAKFDAARADIAALRKLEPGNLLAYHAQALLDFSEGKYKAALDNVLNVLKAAPEHLPSQLLAGATQFTLGSFPQAEQHLKKYIESDPGNLYARKMLASVYLGMNRPQDALAELKNYLDKSDDTALLNVGARAYLNLKQYDKATAIYQRALELAPADAQLHMGLGLAKMSKGDADGAIKSMRKGLELSAPKAIDTGIVLGMTHLQLKQYEQALAVINQMLQRAPKSALLYNLQGGALLGQNKRSDARLAFEKSMQLQPTYFTAVNNLARMDIADGKPDAARQRYQGFIDKNAGSAEAMLALADLALIENKQADATKWLEKANAAAPKLVGPALRLTQQYLATGEKRKALTLISAVQLEDPENPLLLDMLGKVQAANGNKAAALEAYGRLATVQPRTTGITARLSAAYEALGERDLAADTLRKAHTEQPDDVGILLARAAVETRRGNHEQAIMFARDVQRRPGNLIAGLIVEAEVREAQQKPDLAIPVYQRALQENKASSPLRIKLANAYRQAGRTDEALKLVQQWRSERPQDRAIAVYLGELYVAQKKYPAAIDTFTALLKDLPDNGIILNNLALAYQSAGDPRALETAERAMKALPQSGAAMDTLGWILVEKGNLGRGLPLLKQASAAEPAAADIRYHLAAAYARNNDKAAARKELETLLAAKGDIAQAEQARALLKQL